One genomic segment of Pseudonocardia sp. T1-2H includes these proteins:
- the yidC gene encoding membrane protein insertase YidC: protein MLNFIYYPVSFIMWVWHQAFGYVLGEDKGITWALSVVFLVFTLRLILYKPFVGQVRSMRKMQEMAPEMQKLRKKYANDKQKLAAEMQKLQSENGANPLAGCLPVLVQVPVFIGLFHVLREFKPGKTENYFFGADEVKSFIDADLFGAKLGASVVPLQGAPSLESLGTDIPSMLIVMVPLMIAAGIFTHITARHSVARQAEAQAAAPQAAIMNKLMLYVFPIGVVVGAPFLPLAILFYWVSNNLWTLGQQYLVYRKIDAEESEKREQAVANRNALAPKPGQKPQVGQKPQVRPQGDDGSETPAEPSSNGTTPNNGNGSSAPAKKPGAKPVSAKRPGGQGNRSGGGGSRPQAARNKGRKRR from the coding sequence GTGCTGAACTTCATCTACTACCCCGTGTCCTTCATCATGTGGGTCTGGCACCAGGCGTTCGGCTACGTCCTCGGCGAGGACAAGGGCATCACCTGGGCGTTGTCGGTCGTGTTCCTCGTCTTCACGCTGCGACTGATCCTCTACAAGCCCTTCGTCGGGCAGGTCCGCTCCATGCGCAAGATGCAGGAGATGGCCCCGGAGATGCAGAAGCTCCGGAAGAAGTACGCCAACGACAAGCAGAAGCTCGCCGCGGAGATGCAGAAGCTGCAGTCCGAGAACGGCGCGAACCCGCTGGCCGGCTGCCTCCCCGTGCTCGTCCAGGTGCCGGTGTTCATCGGCCTGTTCCACGTGCTCCGCGAGTTCAAGCCGGGCAAGACGGAGAACTATTTCTTCGGCGCGGACGAGGTCAAGTCGTTCATCGACGCGGACCTGTTCGGCGCCAAGCTCGGCGCCTCGGTGGTCCCGCTGCAGGGCGCGCCCAGCCTCGAGAGCCTGGGTACGGACATCCCGAGCATGTTGATCGTGATGGTCCCGCTGATGATCGCGGCGGGCATCTTCACCCACATCACCGCGCGGCACTCCGTCGCCCGCCAGGCGGAGGCTCAGGCGGCCGCCCCGCAGGCAGCGATCATGAACAAGCTGATGCTGTACGTGTTCCCGATCGGCGTCGTCGTCGGAGCCCCGTTCCTGCCGCTCGCCATCCTCTTCTACTGGGTCTCGAACAACCTGTGGACCCTCGGCCAGCAGTACCTCGTCTACCGGAAGATCGACGCCGAGGAGTCGGAGAAGCGCGAGCAGGCCGTCGCCAACCGCAACGCCCTCGCCCCGAAGCCGGGCCAGAAGCCGCAGGTCGGTCAGAAGCCGCAGGTGCGGCCGCAGGGGGACGACGGGTCCGAGACCCCGGCGGAGCCGTCGTCGAACGGCACCACACCGAACAACGGGAACGGCAGCTCCGCCCCCGCGAAGAAGCCCGGGGCCAAGC
- the yidD gene encoding membrane protein insertion efficiency factor YidD, giving the protein MTGPASDEPVSGHPTSEGPGPDDVTTDTSTADGPRPGPVARILIGAVRFYQHWISPALPPTCRFYPSCSAYAVEAVQVHGALRGTGMAVLRLLRCGPWHPGGVDPVPERRARAGPGPAASADPAAGAARAHHEPHDCARNCEEQAPC; this is encoded by the coding sequence GTGACCGGCCCCGCCTCCGACGAGCCCGTCTCCGGGCATCCCACCTCCGAGGGGCCGGGACCGGACGACGTCACCACCGACACGAGCACGGCGGACGGCCCCCGTCCCGGGCCGGTCGCCCGCATCCTGATCGGCGCCGTACGCTTCTACCAGCACTGGATCTCCCCGGCGCTGCCTCCGACCTGCCGGTTCTACCCGAGCTGCAGCGCCTACGCGGTCGAGGCCGTCCAGGTGCACGGGGCGCTGCGCGGGACGGGTATGGCAGTTCTGCGACTGTTGCGCTGCGGACCGTGGCACCCTGGCGGTGTGGACCCCGTGCCGGAGCGCCGGGCGCGGGCCGGCCCCGGACCTGCGGCGTCTGCCGACCCTGCGGCGGGGGCCGCGCGCGCCCACCACGAGCCCCACGACTGCGCCAGGAACTGCGAGGAGCAAGCGCCGTGCTGA
- the rnpA gene encoding ribonuclease P protein component: MLPADARLTRRDDFASTIRRGRRAGRSRLVVHLQVSTTPDPAAPSTSARAGFVVSKAVGNAVVRHRVTRRLRHLVAPRIADLPAGALLVVRALPPAADATSAELGEDLDSGLRAALRKLRATASSP; the protein is encoded by the coding sequence GTGCTTCCGGCCGACGCCCGGCTGACCCGTCGGGACGACTTCGCCTCGACGATCCGCCGTGGCCGCAGGGCCGGACGCTCCCGTCTCGTCGTACATCTGCAGGTGAGTACCACCCCGGACCCGGCCGCGCCGTCCACTTCGGCGCGCGCCGGGTTCGTCGTGAGCAAGGCGGTCGGCAACGCCGTCGTGCGGCACCGGGTGACGCGTCGCCTCCGACACCTCGTCGCGCCCCGGATCGCGGACCTGCCCGCCGGGGCGCTCCTCGTCGTCCGGGCGCTCCCGCCGGCGGCCGACGCCACGTCCGCCGAGCTGGGCGAGGACCTGGACTCCGGCCTGCGCGCCGCGCTCCGCAAACTCCGCGCGACGGCGAGCAGCCCGTGA